The sequence below is a genomic window from Sander lucioperca isolate FBNREF2018 chromosome 10, SLUC_FBN_1.2, whole genome shotgun sequence.
GTCCAGGTTTGTGTTTCAAGATGTACAGTACAGATAGACAAAGAGAAGGCTGTGAAATTTTATATCTGCTTTTTTGTGTTGTTCAGGAGGGTTAATATTTGGTGTTTTGATTGTTTCTGTTCTAAAGGCCATTGCGTTAAAGCCAGGGTAAATGAGAGAGTCGAGTCGTAGCGGTATTGAAGGAGAAGCAGAAGCGTGTCAAAGGAAATGCACTGAAGTTCTATTTTTTATTACAAAAGATTTTAGATTAAAATATATCTCTGTACAGGGAAGAGTGCTccttatttattgttatttgatgacaatgatcttttttttcttttcttttttttactttttttttattggaaaaaggatgttttttgttACATCTGTGTGTCTTTTTCATGATGTTCATGTGACTTGAATTGGTGGCAAAGATGAGGGATTGCGTTTGGCTGGTACCTGAGGATTAAGTGCCCTGCAGATTTCACACACAGCAAAAATTTCTAGTCattgaagaaataaaaaatgcacCAGACTCCCTTGAGGTTGTGCCTTTCTTCCATTGCGCCATGTGTACAGTATTATGTTTTTGCTCAAATGGAgtttgtactttattttttgtgttataGTGCGAGAGGTTTAGGACAAGTGGTTATTAACCACATTGGATTGGTTTTCCACAAGAGAATAGTGAAGTTGGAACGTggacaaagaaaacagaaaactgCATGATAAACATCTATGACTGTATCAGGGGTTGTTAACCTGCTTTTGGAAGAAGGTGTTACTGGGTGTGTGACTGAGGCTGTATGCAGTCATGAAGAATAAACTACTTTGTGCTACTTGAGGTAGAACTTTCTGTGTTATTTTGTATACTCTGTGGTGCAGCTCGTGGTTGCATGTGCCTGTTTGTTGTATGTGGCACAATTTTGTGGTATTTCATTGTCTTGGTTTGGTTGTACTTTGCAGCCCCCATGTAATAATGTGGTGAGCTACGGCTCTTTCAAATGTGTGTTCTCCCTTTAGGAAAgttgtgttttcctttttccttcttcttAAAAACAAGTAGTTTTGTgtcaaaatgttaaatgtgtcCTTTAAAAATGCTGATTTCTCTTTAAAATATGAATTGCATTCCAAATCTCTGTGGAGACATAACAAAAAGAATATTGGGACAAAGATGCCACTACAGGTGGATGACCTGTTTCTTTGTGAGGTTGTAGGCCACCACCACAAGTTGCCCGAATTGCTTTATCGCGGCATGAATTCTCCAATTGAACTGCAAGGATTGTACAGCATTCTTCCAAAAGATATTCCCCAATTTGGTGTTTTGATGATGGTGTGAGAGCGCTACTGTCTAACACGCCACTCCAAAATGTCCCATGGGTGTTTAGTAGGGATTAGATTTAGTGACTGTTACTGCCATGGTATATGATTTGCATCCTTTTTTCTCATACTCACCAACCTATTCTCTGACCCTTGTGCCACCGGGGGCATCAAAGCATCTGCTTGTATGATGCTTCCCCACTCATTTCTTTAGGTGTTAGGTTTTCCTTTATTTCATCACCTGCCAGTATGTGGCCAGGGTTGAATAGCAGGTATAGACTCACACTCTCATAATTAAACTACTAAGCTTTTCTCTCTTGTGGGAGCAACAAGACAGCTGTATGCCTGTGGTAGAACCACTAGATGTCCTTACTAAATCACCAACACCCATTGGTGTCATTTGACATTATGGTTGTATTGCTTTTACTTTCGATTGGGGTAAAGAGGGGACACACACCTTTCCAAAGAAATTCTTCTTATCTACTCTGAACCAACTTGAATTTGAACAACCTATCAACTTCAGGAACTATGGATGGGTTAAATGTAGATTAATTCTCTGTTTCCTGAAAATGCCCATTTTTAATATAAGGACACACATGTATCACTTCCAGATGCTGCTTTTGATTCTACGAAGATTAAACCCTCCAACATTATATCATATAAGTGTCTAAACTATTTAAAGCACTCCAGTCTGGCACATCCAGCTCTAGGATTATAAAACAATATTCACATAAATGTATCACTCCTATCCTTGCAGTGTTTTCTATTCAACAATGTTTATCAGCACAGCAAGACGTGGATTGCGTAAAGCTTACTCAGGCACAATCAGCGAGTGTGTTGAGAAGAAGCCAGAACATGATTGCTGCTGTGTCTTGACATTCCatagaaaatgttacaaaaCAGGCAACGGGGAGGCGCTTGTATTTTTAGACACCTATATCAAAAATAGTTTGAAGTGAATGATCATTCTTCCTCTTTTGAAGCCCTGTACATGCTGACCACACAGAGCCAGAGGGGTTGGGGGAGATCGTATTTTAAGGAGTTAACTGAGGAGGTAAGgttgctaattaaaaaaaaacacctgcttCTCGGACAAAAGCTGGCAAAACTCATCCGGGTGTGGCTGAATGACAAAAGAGACTCTTTGACTCTCACTTTTACTGGCTATCCATTTTTCGGGACTGCCTAATGTGATGTGATGCCTGTGGAGAGGGACACATCTGTGCTCCTGAGGGAACTGAACCTCTGGTGCAAGAATGTGTTGAAAAATATATCCATTGTGATGCACTGTGGCAATGTCATCGCCATGTCAGAAATTGCACAAATCTTTACGTGAGAGGaaaatattgttgttgttgtccccCTCCACACAGGAAGTCTGGCAGATTATACATAAGACGCTAGAATATCCTGAACGACTCAATAGTAGCTCAGTCTTCTTCTGGGAGTCTTGGAAGAAAGATGTAGGAACAGACTGAAGCTTTAAGTGTAAGCCCAAAACAGTCTGTGAAAGTATTTTGAATAGCAAAACCATTTTAATGACTGTcctttttaaagcaacaccaaagattattttgtaccttaaaataatgtttccaaaatcgtttcagtggttcatcaactcgtaacagggtgaacgacttctgcattcgctttgcggccctctatctgctaaaaccgcactatgcaagtttgccagatcgggtagcggatctgtagttcgaatgagaacggtaatggacaattccgcttccaacctaaagggggaccgaagaggaaaagtgctttggtgttgctttaatttGTCCTCTTCTCTGTTTTGCGACACGTTTTCATTGGCACGTTTTTGTGCACGGGACATGCCCTGTGCACATAGGAAAAGTACAGTCTGCTCTCTTCTGTGTTCTATATGTTCAGGTGTCAGGTTTCATGGAAAGTGGATTATAAGACTCTTTTAGTAAACACTGTCAATAGAAGGGTTTATGACAAATGAATAGGACTTTTTCAACCCTTGTATTACTGAACAAACAAAACTGACTATGTGTTTATGCTACACATCCATCTTACAATGTATATTCTTGCCAAACACACAGCCTGCTTCATGCTTGTGTATCTCCActagacaaaacatttaaacaaaatgCCAGATTTACTCCTAATGCTCATATTCTTTAGTCTAATTGCCGATGAGAAAAGTGACATCTGTCATCTATAGGGAAATGAATGAAGTGAAGATAATATTCACACCGCTAATCTGAAGATGCATTTACTATATTTACATGACTAAAGGCTGCTATTTGGCTATCTGTATGCCTCTGGTATGCCTGACCTGCACACTGGGGCACCATGTGGGTGGGACATGACATGAAACAATGCTGCCTGTAGGCAGTGTTCCTAGTTAGAGCTGCGCGCTTATCTGTGTGCGGGCCTTCACCGCTCATCATGGAGGCATCAAATAAGTCAAATGTAACTTCTACAatgactgttttgttttttttgccactggGTGCAGCGGAAACACCTTTTAAATTGATGTGGCTAatttgttagcaaacagttgctaaTTCACACATCCAGCCGTTACTGAGCAATAGTGTCATTCATTTGGTTAAGTTCTGGTTGTCTGATGAATGtaaatccaatattcactctcttttagctctgtttttggtctccaccaactcctgaggaaaTGATCGGTTTCTTTAGCTGATAAAAACTctgctatgttcaccagctagtctctaactgtatctgccgtttggtgctgagcagatagtgtacagtgggtttttagagcttttttgctgaaaacagctgcctgctgcggcCGAAAACAAGTctatgagagcggtgagagtgaaTCAAAATTGTAAAGCTGCAGACCGGACGgataaacaatgagctgaaacttcTTATGAAGCTCTGTAAGTCTGAGGGGATTATTTTCTGAATCTtttcagaaaatattttttttaatttacttacATTACTTACTTTTACATTGTCACATTGATTTCAAGTAGTCATTTgattcattattattaaaaaatacattGATAATTTCCACTTTCAGTATTAAGTCCAAATTGTGCAATAGATTTGAGTTACTGCATGTAACTTACTTATAAccaaataatgtaaaaaaaaaaatatatatatatatatatatatatatgttacggaacggcacaggaggtggaacccaaaagcagacgaaaaacacaataatcaagattaagtgtttaatgagtgaaatatatacaataattgtgctggtggcaaaaaggagggttgtgtcgagggaatccagtggtgagtggtgggtgcAGTGCGCTCTCCAGAGTGTACCCAGTGAAGTGGTGGCGTTGACCATGTGCTAAGGCCTCCtccagagtccaacaaacaattgagCTTGAGTCCAatccttacagagagagagaggagcaggcggggtgagcaagcaggcaggcaggaaggcaggcaggagtacgagcaagcaaggcaggctgcaacaagagataaacacagaaaatactttagctacacaagctaaaacaccaggATAACAAAGAACACAGGGAGCCAGGAGTGCCACTATACCACACTGGTAGACAGTATGATCTGGCGACAAGTGGATCACAGAGCCAGccttaaatactgcaggaggttgattagggaatgagcttcacctggtgccacctgccagctaagccgcgcccacagctcacagtaattggcacaggagggagggacatgagagaaaacaaacaaaaacacacagaacaaaaaagaagcacggccttcatgatgacatcatgacaatataaataataataataataacaatagtcCCTGGAAAGTCTTTAAAAGGTTATAAGTTTTGTTGATACTGTTTCAGAATACATTCAAAGGTCAGACTGACATAATGTTAGTCTTTGTATTATGTAGTAGCTTCACAAgttaaatgttgaaaatgaaaatgttcctttGATTTACATATTTGGGTCTGGATATCAGTATTAACCtttcatttatgtatttgttttccaATAGAGAAACTGGTTTAGGGAAAACCCAATTTAAAATGTCTCCATTGTATCCCAGCATATCATTGCATCTCCCTCTTATCGCTTCCCACGTGTGTTCCCAGAGATCACTGTTGGGCTCCTTTGCCTCTGTCCTCTTCCATCACTTTTTAAATCATATCCAGCCTCTATCTCTCTACTCTTGCATATTAGGTAATCCCTCTGACTTTATCTCTTCCTCCCGCTCAAATTTCATGTATTGGGATAGGAAAGAGACAATTCCTCATTCAAATGCAAGCAGCAGACATAAATGTCACTCAGCAGCTGACACCAGTGTCACAGAGAGGCTACAAAGCATCAGATAATCCTGTAATGTATCACAGGTTGGAATACCCTGGGGTCTGTGGCTTTGTAGCAAGCAGCCGTGGGTGGAGCTTTTGTCATGACATCATGTGAGGTATAAGAGAGTGACAGAGCTCAGACACCTGCagacaaacagcagcagcacattAGAAACACAGCTGTAACTGTATGGATAATATCTCTGCAGAGCTTCATCCATCTGCTATCAACTATGTCTACTCACACCAGCATTCTTCTTTTCATCACTCTTTGGGCTTCCATAGAGGATGGTGAgtctacttttttttattattttttgacgattttatctattttatgtctatatctatatatgttATTTTGGTGGGATATGCATACAATTGACCTTTTTCAGTTATgctagaagagagagagaaaaaaaaccatATTGCCAtgctattttgtttttgtcagcaGTGTAGACTCACATACTGGGTTGCAACACTTTAATCTCAATCACACTGTGCATAATAGTCAGCACTATATGTTGATGCACATACATGCTTTGGCAAGCACAGGAAACATGAAAGGATCCATTTATCACACAAAAGCTGCTAATTTCATGtcaatgagattttttttactgttgctaGATGTTGACAGTTTGTGATTTATTATGATGATACCTCAAGTACAAGTAGTAGTAGGAGGAAGTGTTTTCCATATTTCATGCaggctttttatctaaaataaaatgaggAGATTGTTTGTGAGTCTTTTAGATTTAGTCTTTTTTGACTGCCTACGATGTTAGCATAAAAGGAATTAAAGGAATTTATACATTGCCATATAACAAGTCTGTTTGCTCACTGTTTTTTGTATGTTCTCACTTGCAAATTATGTACATAGTAGAATGGTGATGTACAcctttctgttttgtattttgagaAACAGTAAAGTGGAAAAGAGTAAAGGCAGAGGCCACTGACAGTTTGGAGTTGATGCTGCGTTTGGATCACTGTTACTGAGTGGCTCTTTGTCTCGCACTAGGTTTAAGTCTTCCGGTGATGAAACAGCCGGAGGTGGAGGCTGGTGACTGGGTCCCAGCACAGAGAGTGAGGACCAAGCGCTGCGCCTGCAGCAACCTGTTGGACTCTGAATGCCACTACTTCTGCCACATAGATATCATCTGGATCAACACGCCCAGGTGAGCATGAGGACACGCCGTCTAGGGACAcaaatgagacacacacacacacacacacacacacacactacgggtggggggaaaaaaatggtgCAGCATAGTATCGTgctattttctgtggcaatactgtatcgatacacggacgccaagtatcgaccttttgttatataaattgcacatgatAATTTAACCttttggtactagaataataaGATCAATCGCttttcagtccactagatggaacattgaagtgagatgaacaaaccagagacatttcttttgttagacaaaacagatgttgacaaagttttgcTTTAGGaacataatttgaagttggaaaaaaggtaatgaattgcaatatatcgcagaatattgcaatatgtttaaaaatgcaaTAATATGGTAtggtgacataagtatcgtgataatatcatatcgtgaggcctctggtgattcccacccctaacacacacaaacacacacacacacacacatgctgcatACTTACTTTGAAGCCAATATCTACAAAATAAACATGGACTGTCATTATCATTGTATAATTAAATGAGCAGTGGTGCAGAAAGGTATCAAAGAGCAAAGTCTGCAGAATGTTTATTTCACATGCATTGGCACTGAATGTACCTTTCTATCTGCAGTAAGACAACAGTTTATGGGCTAGGCAGCGCTTTGTcccgacgcagaaggtccactGGCCGCTGCAGCTGTGCCAACCGTGATGATCAAACCTGTACCAACTTCTGCCATCACAGGTGAGTCGGGGCCCGAGCATCCCACACAGCCTTCAAGCATTAGTTGAGAGTTGTGAATGTTTTAACCCAGATCTGGTAGCCTCCATCTTAATTGCTTAGTTAGTAAAGGCATGTGTTAGTGCCCTTTGTGGAGGACAAGGAGTGGTGCAGCGTGAGGGAGCATCTCATTTCACTGCAGTGCTATTATTAGCCTAAATGTGTTTATACTGTGTTCTGTAAGTCCTTATTGTCAGGGGGTGTGAGCACCAAAACAATACAGCTGAGGCCTGAGGGAGCAGAACAATCTTAGGCTGGTGCACAAAGTTCACAATGCTTGTTTCTGATTGGCTCTGAGGGGCCGAAGGAGTAAAGCGTGTGGGAGTttaaaagcaatgaaaaaccATGTTgagaattaaataaataaatacctttatttagcctatgtgaaaaagaaaaacacagatgacaattcaaaaatatcaaaactataatggaaagtatgttgttgtgggtcattgggcatttttaagtgggtatatggaaatcctggagctttcttagtgggtatactgtgtatacctgcatatcacgtagactacacctcTGGGGTTCTCTAACCACAGCAAtatcaataaaacatttaaagtgaCAAACTGCAATGTCAGGGTGAGCCTGGATTTCAAAGGCACTGGTCATTTTTGGTAACTACACTGTTTCTTTTGTGCAGTCCTGAATTCATGTCATCAAAGAGATCTGTAAAGAGACATCAACTCAGCTTACTCAGCATCCTAAGGTGAGCTTTGAATGACAAGATTAcctcaaaaaacacacacaacttcaCTGACATTTTGATCATAGTTTTGATTATGAGACTGACTTTTTGGCCCTCAGAGCTGCGGCCAGCAGTTCCAAGAGAGCTCAGGATTCTGCTGATTCACACAGAGATGAGTCCTCTCAGCAGAAGAGCACCCGCTAAACAATGTGCCAGCTGAGGCGgcgagagtgagagaaagagagcagcgAGCACCTGAACAAATGACACTCCTTTGATAGATAGGGGGAACAAAGGGCTGCTGAAAGATGTTGTCAGATGGAGAAAGGTCTGAAGCACCACTAACATGTCTGTTTGTACCCGGGAATAGAGGGTGGAAAACGTGACAGAGTTCTGCAAACACATCATGGAAAATGATGTGGAAGATCATCATTGAGAGGAGCTACTATCGTGTTAAGAGAATGCTGTGCCTGCGGTCATGTTTGACTCTGGCTGTCTGCTCTGTAAGGTTGTCTGTGTGTCACTGTACAGACAGGCCAGGCCAGCACTGATATAGAAGGATGTACCAGAGGAAaaggtacatactgtacatacatgttCAGGAATGTCTCACATACATTGCATGTTTTTACTCATTCTTTTGTAAAATGTCATTTTACAATTATAGAATTTTACTTTTGTTATGAGTGATTTTGGGGGCACAtgttaaaaaggtttattatcaaatatatatatatatatatcattctCAATATCTGTCAAAGTCtttgaatataaaaataaatgaagactaaaaaacaataagaaaatttcatcttgtttttgtcttattttctaATTCATGAGCTTCTTTGTTTGCTGTATGAAGGCGCACTTTGTAAATTACTGATAAGAAACTAAACGTGAAGGATActttcaagaaaaaaataacttttaggCGGCATGTGTGATTCTATTGTGTGACAAGCAAACCCATTTCTGAGTTCAAAAGGAGGCCTGAGACGGATGAATGGCCCAGGAATTCAAGGCACGCATTAATAATAACTTCCCCTGCTACTCAAAGGCAGCACAGCCTGCGTTATCATAAGGATCTGTTGAAAGAATGCAGTGTTTTGCGCTGCACATATCGTCCATGTGTGCCTGAATATGCAAGAAGTGCAGATGAGGGCTAGAGCCGTCCTACACAgcaaaacaggaaacattttcaacattcatgtcagtccaaaaacacagagaggagAAATGGCAGGAAGTAACAGGCCAGTCGAAGGTCAATCATCGGAAATTACATGCGCCCATTGGGGGTTGATGACATGGTGATTAATTTTAACTTGAGGCATTTCTACATTATAGTCGCAAAGtggcagcaacagcaacaataaACAACAGCATACTGTGCTGTAAAACAGAAAGAGATAAAGATTatatgacaaacacacaaatgctgATTAATGATTAACTAACGTTAGGTAAAGAAATAAACACTCTTTACTGTGTCAGCTGAGAAACCACAGGCTGCTCACTGGCAGAactctgtccatggtgctggaATAGGAGAACCTCTAGTGAACCACTTCACTGTTGCCACCATACGTACGTACATGAAAATCACTGGTTTCCAGCAAAGCTTGGAGTGTCACCTTTTGTCATCAATCAACTGAGTGCTTTGGGAAATTATAGTTATTCTAAATAACAGTAAATCTCATGTAGGCAAATATTCAACTTGTATCTTTGTGTATGAATAGGCCTTTCTCACAGCACACACTTTTATAGTAGGAAatgcacaggtgttactaagtACACTAacgatggctctgttctatATTAAGTGTTCCAGTGAGAGTGACAGTgggccagcatgcacaataccagggagAAAAtcaaagcagctaaatggaattcagccatcattaatttcattatttacacctgCATTTCCTAcaatgacaattcaaaatgtgTGTTGGCCTATTGCTTCAATGATATCTCTGTCAAAACATCACACTAATTTCTTCATGGATGATATATTACATTATTGAATAAGCCAAATGATTAATAGTCACACTTGTTGGGTAGAACTAAATCCAAATAGTTTATacaatataatgtgtgtgtttaaaatgtgtttgagaacttgttttttaacatttgtcTGACAAAGCTGcaacatgtgtgtatgtaatgcACATCCCAATTTTGTATCAAGTGCATTGGTAGGAAGATGAAAGCAAttttagaagtttttttttaattttatttttttaaccaagGACAGCTGTGATGATGAAGGGTGGCCCTCAAATTGAGAACATATGATGCAGTGCTATATAGTCCGCCCTACATGCTAGAAAACTTTCTGCATGCAACTGGtgccttttttgtttatttcctttGCCCCTGACCCTCAGACAGTCTGAGACTACCACTGCATTATCTCCACTTCAGCCAACTTTGAGCTCCAAAACAGGAAGATCCTCTTCCCCGAACAAACAAGCAAACTCTCACATTTTCTCCTCGATAAGTCCCTCTCTTTGCCATTGTCTGAAGAACTCTGCTTAggttgttgttttctgtctggCATTGTGTTGTTTAGCTCACTTTAGCTGCTTTAAATCTACATTACGTGACTGTAGATTTGATCTATGGGGACTGAAGGTTAAAAGTTACTGTTCTAAATGTTgtaaataagaaaaagaaaactgatGAGCTTTTGTTTTAATCTGGGGCCTAGTGGTTAAAATGCCCATACTGTGATTGCAACATCCTCGGTTTGATCAGCTTTGAGACTTTTTTCCTGTCACCTCTCAACTCAACCAACCTCAAACATTAGCCTATACTTACTTTTTTATGTCTCA
It includes:
- the LOC116049285 gene encoding endothelin-2 isoform X1; the encoded protein is MSTHTSILLFITLWASIEDGLSLPVMKQPEVEAGDWVPAQRVRTKRCACSNLLDSECHYFCHIDIIWINTPSKTTVYGLGSALSRRRRSTGRCSCANRDDQTCTNFCHHSPEFMSSKRSVKRHQLSLLSILRAAASSSKRAQDSADSHRDESSQQKSTR
- the LOC116049285 gene encoding endothelin-2 isoform X2 — translated: MSTHTSILLFITLWASIEDGLSLPVMKQPEVEAGDWVPAQRVRTKRCACSNLLDSECHYFCHIDIIWINTPSKTTVYGLGSALSRRRRSTGRCSCANRDDQTCTNFCHHRAAASSSKRAQDSADSHRDESSQQKSTR